GTGTTGATCGAGTCAAGGATGCGGCGGCTGGCGGCGTGGAATTCCGCGGCATCCATGGCGGCGGTGCGATGGCCGTTGAGGTGCTCCACCTGCCCCGGGACCGGGGAAAAGTTCCTGCCGGGAGGGGCTGCCTCGTTGACGGCGGTGCGGCGGTGGGGGTCCATCTGCAACCTTTCAGCCCGGGGATCACCTGGGACGGGACAGCCGGCCTGCCTGCGCCCGGCGGTGGGCGTTCGCATCTGTTTCCTACCAGACTACTAAGACAACTGCCGGGGCAGACAGAGAGTTCCTTGAATTCCGGGGGTATCCTCCGGCGCTAGGGTTGAAGGATGTGCAATCCGCTGATTCCCGCCGCCTACCGCGCCGCCGCGGCCGACACTCCGGCCGGTTCCGCCCAGCAGAAACGCCCGGACTATCCGCCGGCACCGGAACCTCTCCCGGTCCCGGTGATGGACAACCACACACACTTCGGTTTTCCCGACGGCGAGAGCCCGGTGGCCATTGCCGCGGCCTTGGACGCGGCCGAGACCGTGGGGGTGCAGGGTGCCATCCAAGTGGGCACGGACCTTGAATCATCCAGGTTCACCGTCCAGGCTGTTGACTCGGACAGCCGGTTGCTGGGGGCGGTGGCCCTCCACCCCAACGATGCCCCCGACTATGCCGGGCGCGGTGAGCTGGAGGAAGCGCTGGCGGAGATTGAACGGTTGGCGGCGCATCCCCGGATCCGGGCCATTGGAGAGACCGGCCTTGATTTCTTCCGCACGGAGGGGGAGGGCCTGGCCCATCAGCGCTATTCGTTCCGCCGGCACATCGACATTGCCAAGCGGCTGAACCTGACCCTGCAGATCCATGACCGGGACGCGCATCACGACGTCGTCCAGGTGCTTCGGGAGGAGGGGGCCCCGGAGCGGGTGGTGTTCCACTGCTTCTCCGGCGATGAGGAGCTTGCCAGGATCTGCAATGAGGCGGGCTGGTACATGTCCTTCGCGGGAACACTGACATTCAAGAACGCCGCCAATCTTCGGGCCGCACTCGCCGTGGCGGACCCGGACCTGGTCCTGGTGGAAACCGACGCTCCGTTCCTCACCCCGCACCCGCACCGGGGCCGTCCGAACGCCAGTTACATGGTGCCCTACACCGTCCGGGCCATGGCCGACTTGACAGGAACGGACCTCGCCGGGCTCTGCGGGACGATCGCCCAAAATACCGTGCGCGCGTACGGTTCCTGGGCCTGACGGGCTCCCTTCCACGGCGTCTGTCGAGCATACTAAGTATGCTAATTTCTTGGTCGCTTTATAACGCTACGGTTACAGTGGAAAATTATTAGCCGGGGTCGGGGAAGGCCTACGGATAATTTCACTTCACTCGCAGAAGACCAGGCAAGCCACCGATGCTGCCTGTCCTCAGAGAAAAGTGTGGCGGCGCATCGATGCCCGGAGCTGTCCCTTGGGGCCTGCGCCGGCTATTTCACTGCGTTTTTCCC
The window above is part of the Pseudarthrobacter sp. IC2-21 genome. Proteins encoded here:
- a CDS encoding TatD family hydrolase; the encoded protein is MCNPLIPAAYRAAAADTPAGSAQQKRPDYPPAPEPLPVPVMDNHTHFGFPDGESPVAIAAALDAAETVGVQGAIQVGTDLESSRFTVQAVDSDSRLLGAVALHPNDAPDYAGRGELEEALAEIERLAAHPRIRAIGETGLDFFRTEGEGLAHQRYSFRRHIDIAKRLNLTLQIHDRDAHHDVVQVLREEGAPERVVFHCFSGDEELARICNEAGWYMSFAGTLTFKNAANLRAALAVADPDLVLVETDAPFLTPHPHRGRPNASYMVPYTVRAMADLTGTDLAGLCGTIAQNTVRAYGSWA